GACTCCTCGCCGCTAGTCTCCGACCCATCCTCACTCTCCGACTCGTCGTCAGCCTCGCCCTCCGTACCATCATCACCGAGTTCAGCCAGTTCGACCTCGCCCGCGAGAACCTGCTCGCCGAGATCTGTGATATCGTAGACGCCAGGCATATGCTTCATCAGGAGCCCACGCTTGGTGAGTTCGCGACAGCGGTAGGCCGCATGGGGACCGCGACAGACGTCTTCACCAGCGATCTGATCGGGGGAGAAGTACTCTTCGCGACCGATGTACTCGAGTACTGTTTCATCGATTGGGTCGATCCAGTCTGCGTCGGTAGTATCGGCGGTGTCGTCAGTGTCGTCAGTGTCGACAGTACCGGACGTGTCGGCGGTTCCGGCGGTGTCGGTAGCGTTGGCTGCGTCGGCCGGTTTAGTTTCGGTGCGATTTCCATCTCCGTTGCCAGTGCTATCGCCATCTCCCTTTCCGTCTCTGTCTCCGTTTCCGGCTGCAGTCATAGTCGGCAGTACTCGTTCGTGGGCCAAGAAAGAATTGATCGGACGAGTGTAACGGTGACAGGTGGCCAGAGGCGGCTTCTGGAGGGTGCTGACACCGTGTGCGCTCGCGGCTCGCTCAGCTGGTACTGTAGTCGACGTGAACGTGCGGTGCGGCACTCGGCGAAAGGCCGGTGATACCGCGGTCGACGAAGGTGACATCGGTGAGGTCACCCGTAAACTCGAACTCGACGGTGCCGTCTTCGATGGTACCCTCAACTGTCGATCCGGAAAGCACGGACGTGTCGGTCGTCGCCGTTGCGTCGCAGCCCTCGATGCGTCCTTCGACCGTAATCTCGAAACTCGTTGGAACGCCGCGGCCGATGATCGTCAGCGTTCGACTGGAGCCGTCGGACGCGCCAGTTGCGACGATGGTCGCCGGCGATGGGTCAGTCGTCGCCGCTGGCGTTTCGGGGTAGCTACCCTGTACTGGCTCTCCGAGCGGGGTGTGTTCGTCTCGCACCACATCAGCATCATCCTGTGCCATACCCTTCGAAAGCAGGGTAATTACTCATAAATCTTCCCACTGAATTATCGGCACGGCTAATTGAATGTTTTCCCGTCTTACTGGTTCTGTATGGGGATACTCTGTGCGTAAGGACAAACAGAAGGTAGTGATAGAGAGACAACGGAGACCACAAAATCGCCAGGGAGGAATACGATCACGATGGATGCTGATGAGAGATTCGCTCAGCGATTGTACTCGGAACCGGCGTTCCGCAGTCGGTGCACTTCCAACTCCGTGAGACCGTCCCCGATTCCTTCTGGAGGTCCTGTCTGTACTGTAGGCGAGCACCACACTGGCACGTGTACGTCGTTCGGGACATGGGACGTTCAAATCAGCGTGCTGGCACCGACGAGACGGTAACAACCGGACCGAGCACGCGACGGTCGTGCTAACAGCCAGTCGCCAGTCGCCAGTCGCCAGTCGCCAGTCGATCGTCGGGACCTACTCAGAGGCGAATAGGCTCCACTCCGAAATGACGGCATGGGTTTCGATCTCAAGCCGCGGACTCGTCCCCGCAGGGATACGAGACGCGCTATGGACTCGAAACGACCCGACGTACAAGTGGACGAACAGCCGGACGAAGAGGGCCGCGTGACGACGACACGAACGGATGACGCCGACAGCGAGTCGGGGTTCCGAGCACGGCTGTCCGCACTGGCTCGTCGACTACACGATGCACTCGTTCGGCGGTGAGGAGACAGAACGTCCGTGCGAGGACGCTACGAGTCCTCGAGAAGGCCAAGTTCGGTCGCAACCAGATCAGCGATCTGATCGGCAATGTCGGGATCAACCTGTGCGATGTCCTCGCCGTCGTGAAGCTGGTCGTTGTGGCGCTCGACTGCGTCTGCAACACTCGAGAGCGGCACACGCGAGGTCGTCTCACAGGCGCTACAGACGATCGGAACCTGTGGGCCGTCCGTGTCGTCGGTCGTCATTTGTCGGCAGTCTCGTGGCAACCGTCATAGGTTCGTTGGTTCGGGCAGTGGGCACGAGACAGTGCGCTGCTGCGTGCAGGCTCGATCTGCGCACTCAGGGCCGCCGCAGGGCGGCAATCAACAGCGCGCCGAGCGCAGCGAGCACCGGCAGGACGCCGAATCCGGGGACGGTATCGGTTGCGCCGTCGTCAGTTCCGTTGGACTCGCTGGAATCATCATTTGTCGAGTCGTCGGCACCATCGTCCGGGTTCTCGTCTCTCTCACCATCAGTATCGACGGCTTCGTCACCGAGTTCTTCGTCTTGATCGACCGGAATGTCGGCATCACCGTCAAGTTGGAGGACGACGACCACCTGTCCGTGTGAGCCGTCAGGGTGGTACGTCCAACCACCGCCAGCCTCCTCGTAGGAGACGGCCGACTCGAGTGGGTCGATATCAGTCTCCCAGGATTCGTGTGGCTGCTCGATGTAGCCGACGAGGTCGATCTGGTCCGCGTGTGGGCCCTCGATTTGGGCTTCTCCGTACTCGACGGTCTCGTCCTCGGGGAGACCGTGCCACTCGATGCAGTGAGAGTCGAGGTAGCCGTCGCCCTGCGGAAGGTCGGCGCTGGTGCCGAACTGGTCGGCGTCGAGCGGTCGGTTGTAATGCTCGGACAGCGGGTACTCGACGACGAACGGATCGACGTCGTCGTGCCAGGACAGCGACTCGCCGGTTGGCACCGTGACGGTCGTGCCGGGAACGGAGGTTCCCTCGACGGGCTGGCCAGCCTCGTTCAACAGCGTGACGCACATTTTTCCGGAGGCATCACCGAGGTAGGGCATCCGATACTCGTCGCGTGGATTGGTGTAGCTGATCCACTCGCCGTCCGGATCTTCCATTTCGAAGTACGGGTCTCCCTCTTCGGGGACCGGTTCGACGACTGCTTCTTCGGAGACGTACACTGTCTCGTCGTCGCTCTCGCTCTCTTGTACCGCTGGTACCGGCTGACCTGTCTCTTCACTTGCACTTGCACTTGCAATTGCACTCGCACTCGCACTCGCGCCGCCGACTGCGCCGACACTCAGCGCGACGACGACGCCGATGAGGAGCACGAGGGCGACGAACGCGATCGAGTGGAGGGATGCAAAGCGGGATCGTCTCGAACGAGTTGGATGAGATGACTGTCTTCGATCTGGAGGTGTCATTGCCGGGGGTTCTGGAACACAGGATGTAGATATAGGTCGCCTACTCCCGGGTAGGACCTGCATACCTGCGGACATGTTCGGTGCTGTGAATCGGGCGCGAGATGGGGAAGGCAGATGGGTGGGGTGAGAGAAGGTGAGATGTAGTGAGGCGAGAGGGAGTGCGGTAAGGTGCGACGGTAGGAGCCGGCGGTAAGATGCGACGGTAAGATGCGGCGATGGGATGCGACGGTAAGATGCGGCGATGGGATGCGACGGTAAGATGCGGCGATGGGATGCGACGCAACGATAAGGCCACCACGAACACCGACTACGACAGAACCAAAGACTGTCCCGAGAGCTGTTCGTACAGTGCTGAGCAGCGCAGAACGTGGCTCTTATGCCTCGCTCGCTCATAGAAACGAGTCATGACTGAGGGGGACGTCGCGGCCTTTTCCCAGCTCGGTACGATGGTTCGCGGGGCGCTCTCCGAGCGCGGGTTCTCGACGCCAACGGCACCACAACGGCTTGCGATTCCGCCGCTCGCCGCCGGCGAGAACACGCTCGTCATTGCCCCCACCGGGAGTGGCAAGACCGAGACCGCCATGCTCCCCGTCTTCGACGACCTCGTCGACGAGCGCCCAGAAGGGTTCGGTGCGCTCTACATCACCCCACTTCGGGCGCTCAACCGCGACATGCTCGACCGACTCGAGTGGTGGGGCGACTTTCTCGACCTCGAGGTCGACGTTCGCCACGGCGACACGACGGACTACCAGCGCAGCAAGCAGGCCGAGGACCCGCCTGACGTGCTCATTACGACGCCCGAAACCGTCCAGGCGATGCTCACCGGTGACCGCCTCCGCGACGCGCTCGCGGACCTCTCACATGTCGTCATCGACGAGGTGCACGAACTCGCGGCCTCAAAGCGCGGCGCGCAGCTTTCGATCGGGCTCGAGCGCCTCCGCGATCTGTCCGGTGGCTTCCAGCGGATCGGGCTCTCCGCGACGGTCGGCGATCCGAGTGAGGTCGGCCAGTTCCTCACCGGCGGTCGGCGCTGTGAAATCCGCGAAATCGACGTCGGGAGCAACGTTGACGTGACCGTTCGCCAGCCCGAGATCCGGCCAGAAGACGAGCAACTCGCCGGCCAACTGATGACCGAGGCCGACACGGCGAGCCACGTCCGACTGATTCGGGACCTCGTCGAGGAACACGAATCCACGCTCATCTTCGTCAATACGCGCCAGACAGCAGAAGCACTGGGATCGCGGTTCACCGAGCTCGACCTCCCCATCGGCGTCCACCACGGCTCGCTCTCAAAAGAAGCCCGAATCGACGTCGAGGATCGGTTCAAGGCGGGCGACCTCGACGGCCTGCTCTGTACGTCCTCGATGGAGCTCGGAATCGACGTCGGCCGGGTCGATCACGTAATCCAGTACAAGAGCCCCCGGCAGGTCGCTCGCCTGCTCCAGCGGATCGGCCGCGCGGGCCACCGACGGGACGAGGTCTCGATTGGGACCATCGTCACGACCCGACCGGACGACACTTTCGAGGCGCTGTCGATCGCCCGCCGCGCTCGCGACGGGGAGGTCGAACCGGCCCGAATCCACGAGGGGAGCCTCGACGTGGTCGCAAATCAGATTCCGGGACTCGTCCACAGCCGCGGCTCAGTGCACGTTCGGGACGCCTACGAGACGATCAGCCGGGCGTATCCGTTCCGTGACCTCGAACTGGAGACGTTCCGCGAAGTTCTCGGCGAACTCCACCGCAATCGAATCGTCTGGTTCGACGAGGGCGAAGACCGCATCGAGACCTCAGGCGGCACCTGGCAGTACGTCTACGCCAACCTCTCGATGATCCCCGACGAGGAGACCTACGAGGTCCACGACATCGCCTCGAGTTCCCAGATTGGAACCTTAGACGAGCGATTCGTCGTCAACTTCGCCCAGCCCGGCGAGGTGTTCATCCAGCGCGGCGAGATGTGGCGTATCGCCGAAATCGACGACGACGAGAGCCGCGTGAAGGTCAGCCCAATCGAGGACCCCGCCGGCGAAGTCCCCTCCTGGATCGGCCAGGAGATTCCGGTCCCCGCGGCGGTCGCACAGGAGGTCGGCGAGATCCGCGCCGTCGCCGAGCCACAACTCGAGGCGGGTGCCGACGCACGCGCCGTCGGTCGCGAACTCTCGGGCCGCTACCCCGGCGACGAGTACACCCTGACCGAGGCCTGCACACAACTCGAACGACAGGTCGATGCTGACGCCGACACCGACGCCGCGGACACCTCGCCGATGCCCATGCCCACCGCAGACCGAATCGTCCTCGAACGACAGGGCAGAACCATCGTTCTCAACGCCTGCTACGGCCACATGGCAAACGAGACGCTCGGTCGCCTCCTCTCGTCGCTGCTCGGCCAGCGTGCCGGCTCCTCGGTCGGCCTCGAGACGGACCCGTACCGGATCGAACTCGAGGTTCCCACGTCGGTCGCGACGAGCGACGTCCTCGAAGTGATCGAAGAGACGGATCCCGACCACGTCCAGGCGATCATCGAACTCGGCCTCAAGAACTCCGACGCGCTCGCCTTCCGCCTGGCGCAGGTCTCGGCCAAGTTCGGCGCGCTCAAGCGCTGGCAAGGTCAGGGTTCGGGCCGGCTTTCGAACGACCGACTGCTCGCCGCACTCGAGGACACCCCGATGTACGAGGAGGCGATTCGGGAGGTGTTCCACGAGGATCTGGATGTCGAGCGAGCGGCAGCAGTGTTAGAAGGGCTGCAGTCGGGCGAGATCGAACTCGTTACTCACCGCGGACGGACACCGGTTGGACAGGGCGGTCGCTCCAGCGGCGGAAAGGAACTGCTCGCGCCGGAGAACGCCGACGCGGGCGTGATCGAGACGGTCAAGGAACGCCTGCAGGACGACCGCGTCATCCTGCTGTGTACCCACTGCACGGAGTGGAAGGCCCGGACGAAAGTAAAGCGCGTCCAGGAGCAGCCGAAGTGCCCCGAGTGTGGCTCGACTCGCATCGCCTCGCTGAACCCGTGGGCCGACGAGGTCGTCCAGGCGGTCCGTGCCGCCGAAAAGGACGACGAACAGGAGCAGATGACCGAACGCGCGTTTCGGGCCGCAAGTCTCGTCCAGAGCCACGGCAAGCAGGCTGTGATCGCGATGGCAGCCCGTGGCGTCGGCCCGCACAACGCCGCCCAGATCATCAACAAGCTTCGAGAGGACGAAACCGAGTTTTACCGGGACATTCTCTCGAAGGAGCGAGAGTACGCTCGGACGCAGGCGTTCTGGGACTGAACGACAGACCTGTCGGCACAAACGATTGAATCTGCAAGAAGAATTATTAGACGAACCTGTGTCACCGGTCTAGTGGATGCCATCTCACAGCGTTCTCCTCGTCGAAGACAGCGAGTTCATCACCGAACACGTCAGCACGGCGCTTGAATCTGCACACGGATTCGACGTCGACGCCGTGACGACCGGCGAGGCGACGCGAGCGACACTCGCGGACGAAGCACAGTCGTTCGACTGCATCGTCTCGAGCTACGAACTGCCCGACGAGACGGGGATCGACCTGGCAGCCTCTCTGGAGGAGGAGTCGGTGCCGTTCGTGCTGTTTACGGGGAACCCACTCGAGCCGCTGGTCGACGAAGCGCTGTCGGCCGGCGTCTCGGCGTTCGTCAGCAAGAGCACGCACGCGACGGGTGAGATGAACGTGTTCGCAAACCGGATTCGACTGGCGATCGAGGCCCACGGCAACTGAGCATCGTAACGACCATACAACTCGCAGGTCTCAGAAGTCGTATGAACTTCGCGCCGGGAGCGTGGAAGTACGCGCTCGTTCCCCTTCTCGCCGCACCGTTCGCGTTCATCTTCAGCGTGACGGCGAGCGTCGTCGCGCTCGCACTCGGCCTCGGGACACTCGCGTTCTTTCGTGATCCCGAGCGGACGCCGCCGGCATCAGGTGTCGTCGCGCCCGCAGACGGCACCGTCTCGGTACTCCGTGAGGAGGGCGACCGCGTTCGCCTCGGCATCTTCATGAACGTCTGGCACGTCCACGTCGTCCGTGCGCCCTTCAGCGGCACCGTCACCGACGTCGAGCACATCGACGGCGCGAACCGTCCCGCTTTCTCCAAGGAATCAGACCGGAACGAACGGGTGCACGTCGAGTTCGAGACCGGCAAAACCGATAATACATATTCTACGCCGTTACCGGCAGACAGCCCCGCCACTGTCACCTTCATCGCCGGCGCGTTCGCCCGCCGCATCCACCCCTACCGCGACCCCGGCGACACCCTCGCTCGCGGCGACCGCCTCGGCCACATCGCATTCGGCAGCCGCGTCGACGTCCTCTTCCCACCGGACGTTAGCCTCGACGAC
The DNA window shown above is from Natrialba magadii ATCC 43099 and carries:
- a CDS encoding protein sorting system archaetidylserine decarboxylase, yielding MNFAPGAWKYALVPLLAAPFAFIFSVTASVVALALGLGTLAFFRDPERTPPASGVVAPADGTVSVLREEGDRVRLGIFMNVWHVHVVRAPFSGTVTDVEHIDGANRPAFSKESDRNERVHVEFETGKTDNTYSTPLPADSPATVTFIAGAFARRIHPYRDPGDTLARGDRLGHIAFGSRVDVLFPPDVSLDDIAVDPGDSMTAGETVVLESDPLE
- a CDS encoding response regulator, whose protein sequence is MPSHSVLLVEDSEFITEHVSTALESAHGFDVDAVTTGEATRATLADEAQSFDCIVSSYELPDETGIDLAASLEEESVPFVLFTGNPLEPLVDEALSAGVSAFVSKSTHATGEMNVFANRIRLAIEAHGN
- a CDS encoding DEAD/DEAH box helicase, translated to MTEGDVAAFSQLGTMVRGALSERGFSTPTAPQRLAIPPLAAGENTLVIAPTGSGKTETAMLPVFDDLVDERPEGFGALYITPLRALNRDMLDRLEWWGDFLDLEVDVRHGDTTDYQRSKQAEDPPDVLITTPETVQAMLTGDRLRDALADLSHVVIDEVHELAASKRGAQLSIGLERLRDLSGGFQRIGLSATVGDPSEVGQFLTGGRRCEIREIDVGSNVDVTVRQPEIRPEDEQLAGQLMTEADTASHVRLIRDLVEEHESTLIFVNTRQTAEALGSRFTELDLPIGVHHGSLSKEARIDVEDRFKAGDLDGLLCTSSMELGIDVGRVDHVIQYKSPRQVARLLQRIGRAGHRRDEVSIGTIVTTRPDDTFEALSIARRARDGEVEPARIHEGSLDVVANQIPGLVHSRGSVHVRDAYETISRAYPFRDLELETFREVLGELHRNRIVWFDEGEDRIETSGGTWQYVYANLSMIPDEETYEVHDIASSSQIGTLDERFVVNFAQPGEVFIQRGEMWRIAEIDDDESRVKVSPIEDPAGEVPSWIGQEIPVPAAVAQEVGEIRAVAEPQLEAGADARAVGRELSGRYPGDEYTLTEACTQLERQVDADADTDAADTSPMPMPTADRIVLERQGRTIVLNACYGHMANETLGRLLSSLLGQRAGSSVGLETDPYRIELEVPTSVATSDVLEVIEETDPDHVQAIIELGLKNSDALAFRLAQVSAKFGALKRWQGQGSGRLSNDRLLAALEDTPMYEEAIREVFHEDLDVERAAAVLEGLQSGEIELVTHRGRTPVGQGGRSSGGKELLAPENADAGVIETVKERLQDDRVILLCTHCTEWKARTKVKRVQEQPKCPECGSTRIASLNPWADEVVQAVRAAEKDDEQEQMTERAFRAASLVQSHGKQAVIAMAARGVGPHNAAQIINKLREDETEFYRDILSKEREYARTQAFWD